A single region of the Serinus canaria isolate serCan28SL12 chromosome 1, serCan2020, whole genome shotgun sequence genome encodes:
- the LOC108961406 gene encoding protein spire homolog 1-like: MEPAGIPKVSLAELLSCFEEPVSEEQAWAICFQCCRKIEQLAHSSALRSVFIKGSESIFIHADGTASFKVYHESVLRGSKSCLSIPAQLSFSPDPCFSLSDVGSIQQSEDKLLEYLGRAIYEALDWGIDSQLERELSDPLEKLLCLMLKLDEKATKPPVTLQDVIKACEEQLSRPSEATSHYEITCKNLFTEYMELQELLAVIQTSKERLREMAVEDRVENPIQKKKTHGASPWHSVVCELQAGVSLRKAAKQPRRCASPKERIRTPYELLLDDIQHKRYALQRVTIKQKHRSPKADVAALKPHLEPETTPKLPANPCLSSTRPSGVSCISSGLAANCTPPMSAPPPGDIKPKCFLSTGQWQLPPHRGRSRSLERGLQSKELDCPFSTKWPSPTIADLIETRYARMVLFQGGSAGVFPRAKICFSCHKQMFLKWPYRCYLCSRVVCCDCCIKMSMPYRTCVHLPLQFLKFLRLSEEEDPATQEQKSSKLLHEIEQQQYLGIPVVLEPCGLAQPLCCYMGTMANWLTVDICIWCEQFLLNVTSSQQHSIPVRRFSWA; this comes from the exons ATGGAGCCTGCAGGGATTCCAAAAGTGTCTCTAGCTGAGCTTTTGAGTTGTTTTGAAGAGCCTGTGAGTGAAGAGCAGGCCTGGGCTATTTGCTTTCAGTGTTGCAGAAAAATAGAGCAATTGGCCCACAGCTCAGCACTCCGTTCTGTGTTCATAAAGGGTTCTGAGAGCATCTTTATCCATGCTGATGGTACTGCTTCCTTCAAGGTCTACCACGAGTCTG TGCTCCGA GGTTCTAAAAGCTGTTTATCAATTCCTGCACAGCTGTCTTTTTCCCCTGAtccttgtttttccctttcagatGTTGGCAGCATTCAGCAGTCAGAGGACAAG CTGTTGGAGTACTTGGGAAGGGCGATCTATGAAGCCCTGGACTGGGGAATCGACAGCCAACTGGAGCGAGAACTGAGTGATCCTTTGGAGAAACTGCTGTGCCTCATGTTGAAACTGGACGAGAAGGCAACAAAACCACCAGTCACCCTGCAGGATGTTATCAAG GCTTGTGAGGAGCAATTGTCCAGGCCTTCTGAGGCTACCAGCCATTATGAAATTACCTGTAAGAATCTGTTTACTGAGTATATGGAACTACAGGAGCTTTTGGCTGTCATCCAGACCTCCAAAGAA AGACTGAGAGAAATGGCTGTGGAAGATCGGGTGGAAAATCCcattcaaaagaagaaaacccatGGT GCATCCCCGTGGCACAGTGTCGTctgtgagctgcaggctggTGTGAGTCTGCGCAAGGCCGCTAAGCAGCCACGGCGTTGTGCGTCTCCAAAGGAACGTATCCGCACTCCCTATGAGCTGCTTTTGGATGACATTCAGCACAAGAGGTACGCCCTGCAGAGG GTGACCATCAAGCAAAAACACAGGTCCCCCAAAGCTGATGTAGCTGCTCTCAAGCCTCATCTAGAGCCG GAAACCACTCCCAAGCTGCCTGCCAACCCCTGCCTTTCCTCCACCAGGCCATCAGGAGTATCCTGCATCAGCTCAG GTCTTGCTGCAAATTGCACTCCTCCCATGAGTGCACCCCCACCAGGAGACATTAAGCCCAAGTGTTTCCTGAGCACTGGCCAATGGCAGCTGCCTCCTCACAGAGGAAGGTCCAGATCTTTAGAGAGAGGCCTTCAGAGCAAGGAGCTT GACTGTCCCTTTTCTACCAAGTGGCCATCACCAACCATTGCTGACCTGATTGAAACCAGATATGCAAGGATGGTGCTCTTCCAAGGAGGTAGTGCTGGTGTCTTTCCAAGAGCAAAG ATCTGTTTCAGCTGCCATAAGCAGATGTTTCTTAAGTGGCCTTACAGATGTTACCTCTGCAGCAG agtTGTCTGCTGTGACTGCTGCATTAAG ATGTCCATGCCCTACAGAACATGTGTACATCTCCCACTtcaatttctaaaatttttgaGACTGTCTGAAGAGGAGGATCCAGCTACTCAGGAACAGAAGAGCTCCAAGTTGCTACATGAAATAGAGCAGCAGCAGTATTTGGG CATACCTGTTGTTTTGGAGCCCTGTGGCCTagcacagcccctgtgctgtTACATGGGGACCATGGCAAACTGGCTGACTGTAGACATCTGTATATGGTGTGAGCAATTCCTCTTGAATGTGACTTCCAGTCAacagcacagcatccctgtcAGGAGATTTTCCTGGGCTTGA
- the TAF13 gene encoding transcription initiation factor TFIID subunit 13 — MADEEEDVPFEEDAEDAGGGLDGGQGRRKRLFSKELRCMMYGFGDDQNPYTESVDILEDLVIEFITEMTHKAMSIGRQGRVQVEDIVFLIRKDPRKFARVKDLLTMNEELKRARKAFDEANYGS, encoded by the exons ATGGCGGATGAGGAGGAGGACGTGCCG TTCGAAGAGGACGCGGAGGACGCCGGCGGGGGCCTGGACggcgggcagggcaggaggaagcgGCTGTTCTCCAAAGAGC TAAGGTGCATGATGTATGGATTCGGAGATGACCAGAACCCTTACACAGAATCAGTGGACATTCTTGAGGACCTGGTAATAGAGTTTATCACTGAAATG ACACACAAGGCCATGTCCATTGGGCGGCAGGGTCGGGTGCAGGTTGAGGACATTGTCTTTCTAATACGCAAGGACCCCCGGAAGTTTGCCAGAGTTAAAGACCTCCTAACTATGAATGAAGAACTAAAACGAGCCAGAAAGGCCTTTGATGAAGCAAACTATGGGTCTTGA
- the NEPRO gene encoding LOW QUALITY PROTEIN: nucleolus and neural progenitor protein (The sequence of the model RefSeq protein was modified relative to this genomic sequence to represent the inferred CDS: deleted 1 base in 1 codon): protein MSRISARCRAMMHPPGMTWSGPRLSPPARPDGAAYAGAAARSGKMAAPRAAWDGRDEPWNRLDVPWPANSATVPLAAKHSAVRLLPALRRRCDVAGKRLSGPGLAAEGRVLRAVLYVYHSRLLRHRPYLALQQVEQCLKRLWKMNLVGCLETLVELIPKKNASKAHAKCLVPSQPMLETVALKVLGGCKLILRLLDCCCKAFLLSIKHLCSKEFILLNTVASGLLSRLWIQYRCVLQILMSLYSALSTMLHLVSETQQTPYIKGFTFPSDIGDFLGVNVSSAAKNQKAKMLTTKKTTSWIKKFFPAMPEAVAKVGKKRKSETCTSAVKNHSILCPVDIGETVVVPTARRGKHPGFDMKSLLRPSRHPTQEGLSIASTPFQAKLSPLLSQTVKSQQTGSLVQMVQTAASFGELSEALRKAVLWCKTNKFKSEAYFLRNKLLKSNRLHHVEAQGCRLKKKLHCVKTSICKYLLNGSQHTHWPRQHLRARFCRRRIRSSALLKTAPKTGGQKPPELFGVCENTASPILPAYQHGSPSQEEHSSIDTGHARLSTTGTPKRQLLEGSPGLVWKEAAENTDIDSIFAAIGV from the exons ATGTCGCGCATCAGCGCCAGGTGCCGAGCCATGATGCACCCCCCCGGGATGACTTGGTCCGGCCCGCGACTCTCCCCGCCAGCCCGCCCGGATGGTGCCGCCTACGCTGGGGCC GCCGCGCGCAGCGGGAAGATGGCGGCGCCCAGGGCGGCCTGGGACGGGCGGGACGAGCCTTGGAACCGGCTGGACGTGCCCTGGCCCGCGAACAGCGCCACGGTGCCGCTGGCGGCCAAGCACTCCGCAG TGAGGTTACTGCCGGCGCTGCGGCGGCGGTGCGACGTCGCCGGGAAGCGGCTGTCGGGGCCAGGCCTGGCCGCCGAGGGACGCGTCCTGCGCGCCGTGCTCTACGTGTACCACAGCAGGCTGCTCCGGCACCGGCCCTacctggccctgcagcag gtaGAGCAATGTTTGAAGCGCCTGTGGAAAATGAATCTGGTAGGCTGCCTGGAAACTCTGGTAGAACTGATTCCCAA gaaaaatgcatCCAAAGCCCACGCAAAGTGCTTGGTTCCCAGCCAGCCTATGCTGGAAACTGTGGCTTTGAAGGTATTGGGAGGCTGCAAGCTCATACTACGTCTACTGGATTGTTGCTGTAAAGCTTTTCT CTTGTCCATTAAACACCTCTGCTCAAAGGAATTCATACTCCTGAACACTGTGGCTTCGGGGCTCCTGAGCCGGCTCTG GATTCAGTACAGGTGTGTATTGCAGATCCTCATGTCCTTGTACAGTGCCTTGTCAACAATGCTTCATCTGGTATCTGAGACCCAACAGACCCCTTATATCAAGGGGTTCACCTTCCCTTCTGATATTGGTGACTTCCTTGGAGTTAATGTATCTTCTGCAGCAAAGAATCAAAAGGCTAAAATGCTTACTACAAAAAAAACTACCAGCTGGATCAAGAAGTTCTTCCCAGCAATGCCTGAGGCAGTAGCAAAGGttgggaaaaagagaaaatctgagACCTGTACAAGTGCTGTGAAAAACCATAGCATCCTCTGCCCCGTGGACATTGGAGAGACAGTTGTGGtgcccacagccaggagag GGAAGCACCCAGGGTTCGATATGAAGAGCTTGCTTAGGCCATCCAGACATCCCACGCAAGAG GGTCTAAGCATTGCATCAACACCTTTTCAAGCTAAGCTGTCACCACTTTTGTCTCAGACAGTAAAATCACAGCAGACTGGATCTCTTGTACAGATGGTCCAAACAGCTGCATCATTTGGGGAGCTGTCAGAGGCACTCAGAAAAGCTGTTCTGTGGTGCAAAACCAACAAATTCAAATCAGAAGCTTATTTTCTGCGTAACAAGTTGTTGAAAAGCAACCGGCTACACCATGTGGAGGCTCAAGGATGCAG GTTGAAGAAAAAGCTGCACTGTGTCAAAACATCTATCTGTAAATACCTCCTGAATGGATCACAACACACACACTGGCCAAGGCAGCACCTCCGGGCACGGTTCTGCCGAAGGAGGATCAGATCATCGGCACTCTTGAAGACAGCTCCAAAGACTGGTGGGCAAAAGCCTCCTGAGCTTTTTGGGGTCTGTGAGAACACTGCATCACCCATCCTCCCAGCTTACCAACATGGGTCTCCGAGTCAGGAAGAACATTCCAGCATTGATACAGGACATGCCAGACTAAGCACAACAGGGACCCCTAAGcggcagctgctggaaggaagcCCTGGCCTTGTGTGGAAAGAAGCTGCTGAGAACACAGATATTGATTCTATTTTTGCAGCAATAGGTGTCTGA